The proteins below are encoded in one region of Halichoerus grypus chromosome X, mHalGry1.hap1.1, whole genome shotgun sequence:
- the MAGEB17 gene encoding LOW QUALITY PROTEIN: melanoma-associated antigen B17 (The sequence of the model RefSeq protein was modified relative to this genomic sequence to represent the inferred CDS: substituted 1 base at 1 genomic stop codon): protein MPHGQKSKPRARERSPQARGESQGLGAAQATAAVEGEVPSSPLLVCQGAPLSSPATGPPQKSQRARSTSSPDATISGXSSDEGAKSQGEESPSPCQARPSPESSHTHPLTRKAGMLVHFLLYKYKMKEPITEAEILKVINKKYKEQFPEILKRTTERLELVFGLELKEVDPSSHSYAFVSKVGLPTEGCLSDGVGFPKNGLLMPLLGVIFMNGNGATEEETWEFLNVLGVYAGRRHLIFGEPRKLITKDLVQEKYLEYRQVADSDPPCYEFLWGPRAHAETSKMKVLEFLAKVSNTVYPSAFQGWYEEALRDEEERAQARVATQAATGAPASARSKATSSSPPQP from the coding sequence ATGCCTCATGGTCAGAAGAGTAAGCCCCGTGCCCGGGAGAGAAGCCCACAGGCCCGAGGTGAGAGCCAGGGTCTTGGGGCAGCTCAGGCCACTGCAGCAGTGGAAGGAGAGGTCCCCTCTTCCCCCTTGCTTGTCTGTCAGGGTGCGCCCCTGAGCTCCCCTGCAACAGGCCCTCCCCAAAAGTCTCAGAGGGCCCGATCCACCAGCAGTCCTGATGCAACCATTTCAGGCTGAAGCTCTGATGAAGGTGCCAAGAGCCAAGGGGAGGAAAGCCCAAGTCCCTGCCAGGCCCGGCCTTCCCCTGAGAGCTCTCACACGCATCCTCTGACCAGGAAGGCGGGCATGTTGGTGCATTTTCTGCTGTACAAGTATAAAATGAAGGAGCCCATTACCGAGGCAGAAATACTGAAGGTTATCAACAAAAAGTACAAGGAGCAATTCCCTGAGATCCTCAAGAGAACCACTGAGCGCTTGGAGCTGGTCTTTGGCCTTGAGCTGAAGGAAGTTGACCCCAGCAGTCACTCTTACGCTTTTGTTAGCAAAGTGGGCCTTCCCACCGAAGGGTGTCTGAGCGACGGCGTGGGCTTCCCCAAGAACGGGCTCCTGATGCCTCTCCTGGGTGTGATCTTCATGAATGGCAACGGGGCCACTGAGGAGGAGACGTGGGAATTCCTGAATGTGTTGGGGGTCTATGCTGGGAGGAGGCATCTCATCTTTGGGGAGCCCAGGAAGCTCATCACCAAAGATTTGGTGCAGGAAAAATACCTGGAGTACCGCCAGGTGGCCGACAGTGATCCTCCTTGCTACGAGTTCCTGTGGGGCCCAAGAGCCCACGCTGAAACCAGCAAGATGAAAGTCCTGGAGTTTTTGGCCAAAGTCAGCAATACTGTGTACCCCAGTGCCTTCCAGGGCTGGTATGAAGAGGctttgagagatgaggaagagcgAGCCCAGGCCAGAGTTGCAACCCAGGCTGCCACTGGTGCCCCGGCCAGTGCCCGCTCCAAGGCCACGTCCAGCAGCCCCCCTCAGCCCTAG